Proteins from a single region of Rhodospirillales bacterium:
- a CDS encoding GntP family permease: protein MSVLVLLLALGLLMLIAYRGYSVILFAPVCAMLAVFLTDPMLVPPAYTNVFMEKLAGFAKLYLPVFILGAVFGKVIELSGFSKSIVSSVIKIVGAERAILSIVVVCAILTYGGVSLFVVVFAVYPFAAEMFRQVDIPKRLIPGTIALGAFTFTMDSLPGTPQIQNIIPTTFFKTTTWAAPWLGVVGALFILVVGISYLELRRRQAKTAGEGYATNLPRLENEPEPFAHEKLPHPLLAISPLIIVFVLNKIFTDLIPGAYGSTYSFVLHEGAPAMTIEVAKVVAIWAVEGALLLGVIATVCFAFKPIKNTFAMGSKLAVAGALLATLNTASEYGFGGVVAGLPGFSYVASVLQAIPNPLINEAITVSVLAGITGSASGGMSIALAAMANTFIQNAQASGIPLEVLHRVASMASGGMDTLPHNGAVITLLAVTGLTHRDSYRDIFAITIIKTMAVFVVIAFFYLTGIY, encoded by the coding sequence ATGAGTGTCCTCGTACTACTACTCGCCCTTGGGCTGCTGATGTTGATTGCCTACCGAGGCTACAGCGTTATTCTGTTCGCTCCGGTATGCGCGATGCTCGCAGTCTTTCTGACTGATCCGATGCTTGTTCCACCAGCGTATACCAACGTATTCATGGAAAAGCTTGCGGGTTTTGCCAAGCTCTATCTGCCGGTATTCATTCTCGGCGCGGTGTTTGGCAAGGTCATCGAGCTTTCCGGATTCTCGAAATCGATCGTTTCTTCGGTCATCAAGATCGTCGGTGCCGAACGGGCCATCCTGTCGATCGTCGTCGTCTGCGCCATCCTCACCTATGGTGGCGTCTCGTTGTTCGTCGTCGTCTTCGCCGTCTATCCCTTCGCAGCGGAGATGTTCCGGCAGGTCGATATCCCCAAGCGGCTGATCCCTGGCACGATCGCGCTCGGCGCCTTCACCTTCACCATGGATTCACTGCCCGGTACCCCGCAAATCCAGAACATCATCCCCACCACCTTTTTCAAGACAACGACATGGGCCGCACCTTGGCTGGGCGTCGTCGGCGCCCTGTTCATTCTCGTCGTCGGGATCAGCTACCTCGAGCTTCGCCGACGCCAGGCGAAGACTGCGGGTGAAGGCTATGCGACCAACCTGCCGCGGCTTGAGAACGAACCCGAACCCTTTGCCCACGAGAAGCTGCCGCACCCACTTCTGGCCATTTCGCCGCTGATCATCGTCTTCGTCCTCAACAAGATCTTCACCGATCTGATTCCGGGGGCATATGGCAGCACCTATTCCTTCGTGCTGCACGAGGGCGCTCCCGCGATGACCATCGAGGTGGCGAAGGTGGTGGCGATCTGGGCGGTGGAGGGCGCGCTCCTCCTTGGCGTGATTGCCACAGTGTGCTTCGCCTTCAAGCCGATCAAGAATACCTTCGCCATGGGCAGCAAGCTTGCCGTGGCGGGGGCGCTGCTGGCCACCTTGAATACTGCATCGGAGTACGGATTCGGCGGCGTTGTCGCCGGGCTCCCCGGGTTCTCCTATGTCGCCTCAGTGCTGCAGGCGATTCCCAACCCCCTGATCAACGAAGCGATAACCGTTTCGGTGCTGGCGGGCATCACCGGTTCGGCGTCGGGCGGCATGAGCATCGCGCTCGCGGCAATGGCGAATACGTTCATTCAGAACGCCCAGGCCTCCGGCATTCCGCTGGAAGTCCTGCACCGCGTGGCGTCGATGGCGAGCGGCGGCATGGATACGCTTCCCCACAACGGCGCAGTGATTACGCTGCTGGCGGTGACCGGTCTCACCCATCGCGATTCCTATCGCGACATCTTTGCCATCACCATCATCAAGACGATGGCTGTTTTCGTTGTTATCGCGTTTTTCTATCTTACCGGCATCTACTGA
- a CDS encoding tetratricopeptide repeat protein: MKRHFSRIRPLAVAIILIAACGAALASEQPAAGSTHPEPSTASSPSFPSEEAIEAYRQAVARDDRTTAPRQWADDEIRLGDALARRGERQPGTALIEEAIHAYQSALSVLNKTDSPMVWAAAQSNLGNALTALGEREPGSKALQEAVTAFDAALAVRTREAAPREWAATMNNLGTALHALGTRQPASNATQRAIACFRQALEVRTQDSAPLEWAATQINLGASLESLGKRTRDEDLLQQAVFAYRNVLQVYTREARPVQWAMTQNNLGNALTAIGLQQQGTAWLEEARIAFEQALEVFGPQEAAWQWAMTQSNLGGALRAIGEREQDQAALQAAEQAYLSALSVFEAAGATDAADAIRRALRQVHVLLIARPAHPLRAPNAL, translated from the coding sequence ATGAAACGCCATTTTAGCCGCATTCGCCCGCTTGCCGTCGCGATCATCCTGATTGCCGCTTGCGGCGCGGCGCTCGCGTCCGAGCAGCCAGCGGCCGGCAGTACCCACCCGGAGCCGTCTACAGCATCCTCGCCAAGCTTTCCGAGCGAGGAGGCTATCGAGGCTTACCGTCAGGCGGTGGCGCGAGACGACCGTACCACCGCCCCCCGACAGTGGGCGGACGACGAGATCAGGCTTGGCGACGCCCTTGCCCGCCGGGGTGAACGCCAGCCCGGCACGGCGCTGATTGAAGAGGCAATCCACGCCTATCAGAGCGCGCTTTCCGTGCTGAACAAAACTGATTCCCCGATGGTTTGGGCCGCGGCGCAGAGCAATCTCGGTAACGCTCTGACGGCCCTGGGCGAGCGAGAGCCCGGATCGAAAGCGCTGCAGGAGGCGGTTACCGCCTTCGATGCCGCCCTCGCTGTCCGCACGCGCGAGGCCGCGCCCAGGGAATGGGCGGCGACGATGAACAATCTCGGCACGGCGTTGCACGCTCTGGGGACACGCCAGCCGGCTTCAAACGCGACGCAACGGGCGATTGCATGCTTCCGGCAAGCCCTCGAGGTCCGCACTCAGGACAGCGCGCCGCTCGAGTGGGCAGCGACCCAGATCAACCTCGGCGCCAGCCTCGAAAGCCTCGGCAAGCGTACCCGCGACGAGGATCTGCTGCAGCAGGCGGTTTTCGCCTACCGCAATGTCCTGCAGGTCTACACGCGCGAGGCACGCCCGGTGCAATGGGCGATGACGCAAAACAATCTCGGCAACGCCTTAACGGCCATCGGCCTGCAACAGCAAGGAACCGCGTGGTTGGAAGAAGCCCGCATCGCGTTCGAGCAGGCACTCGAGGTCTTTGGACCGCAGGAGGCCGCATGGCAATGGGCAATGACGCAGAGCAATCTCGGCGGCGCGCTGCGGGCCATCGGCGAGCGCGAGCAGGATCAAGCGGCGCTGCAGGCCGCGGAGCAAGCCTATCTCTCTGCGTTGTCGGTGTTCGAGGCCGCTGGCGCCACGGATGCGGCCGATGCGATCCGCCGCGCATTGCGGCAGGTGCACGTCTTGCTCATTGCGCGCCCGGCGCACCCCCTGCGCGCGCCGAATGCGCTCTAA
- a CDS encoding YqgE/AlgH family protein produces MEDLFGRQASAAETFIVGNDRATKGNPAVQQGTASAFVAGQFLLANPRITDPRFAEAVIYVVSHDADGAMGLILNQTYGTGRLRSLLAGFGMMQDNAHGSVTLHAGGPVEPTRGFVLHSDDYAGPSTHILTGGLALSTGKDVLEALAADKGPRNCLVFLGYAGWGPGQLEGELAHDDWLTATADRDTVLSIDPDHLWKLLFARAGTPL; encoded by the coding sequence ATGGAGGATTTGTTCGGGCGTCAGGCGAGTGCCGCCGAAACCTTCATTGTCGGCAATGACCGTGCGACCAAGGGCAACCCGGCAGTCCAGCAGGGCACGGCGAGCGCATTTGTCGCCGGACAGTTTCTTTTGGCGAATCCCCGGATAACCGATCCCCGCTTCGCCGAAGCGGTGATTTATGTCGTCAGCCACGATGCGGACGGCGCGATGGGCCTTATCCTCAATCAGACCTACGGAACCGGCCGATTGCGCTCCCTGCTCGCCGGCTTCGGGATGATGCAGGACAACGCGCACGGTTCGGTCACGCTGCACGCTGGTGGACCGGTCGAACCGACGCGCGGCTTCGTGCTGCACTCCGACGATTACGCCGGACCGAGCACGCACATCCTCACCGGAGGCCTGGCATTGTCGACGGGCAAGGACGTACTCGAAGCGCTCGCCGCGGATAAAGGGCCGCGCAACTGCCTCGTCTTTCTCGGTTATGCCGGCTGGGGACCGGGGCAGCTCGAGGGCGAACTCGCCCACGACGACTGGTTGACCGCTACGGCCGACCGGGACACGGTCTTGTCCATCGATCCTGATCACTTGTGGAAGCTGCTTTTCGCGCGGGCAGGAACGCCGCTGTGA
- a CDS encoding FCD domain-containing protein — translation MQYLKIKPERLSDAIARQLETLVLEGVLRPGERLPSERDLAQELDVSRPSLREALQKLEAAGLLETRHGGGTYVKNAIAASITDPLVDVFQRHPEAALDFIELRHTLDGIASYYAALRATDSDRQIICECFEAMETAHRLDDPSEEAERDADFHIAIAEASHNIMLLHVIRGLLGFLRKDVVFNRMLLYSRAGARDVLLEQHRAMYEAILAGDAERARLAAQVHMAHVEDVLRQSQLSGARNDVSRRRLARYLADDKSRA, via the coding sequence ATGCAGTACCTGAAGATCAAGCCGGAGCGGCTGTCCGATGCCATCGCCCGCCAGCTCGAGACGCTGGTGCTCGAGGGGGTCCTGCGGCCCGGCGAACGCCTGCCCTCCGAGCGGGACTTGGCGCAGGAACTCGACGTTTCCCGCCCGTCGTTGCGCGAAGCGTTGCAAAAGCTCGAGGCAGCGGGACTGCTGGAAACCCGCCACGGCGGCGGGACATACGTTAAGAACGCGATTGCCGCCAGCATCACCGATCCGCTGGTCGACGTCTTTCAGCGGCACCCGGAGGCGGCGCTCGACTTCATCGAGCTGCGCCACACGCTCGACGGGATCGCCTCCTATTACGCAGCGTTGCGCGCGACCGATTCCGATCGGCAGATCATTTGCGAGTGCTTCGAGGCGATGGAAACCGCGCACCGGCTCGATGATCCCAGCGAAGAAGCGGAGCGCGACGCCGACTTTCACATCGCCATCGCCGAGGCGTCGCACAACATCATGCTGCTGCACGTGATCCGCGGCTTGCTTGGCTTTCTGCGCAAGGACGTCGTGTTCAACCGGATGCTGCTCTATAGCCGTGCCGGCGCGCGTGATGTCCTGCTGGAACAGCACCGGGCGATGTATGAGGCCATCCTCGCCGGCGATGCGGAACGGGCCCGCCTCGCGGCACAGGTGCACATGGCACACGTCGAAGACGTGCTGCGCCAAAGTCAGCTCTCCGGCGCGCGCAACGACGTCTCGCGTCGGCGCCTCGCCCGCTATCTGGCTGACGACAAATCCCGCGCCTGA
- a CDS encoding FAD-binding oxidoreductase, with product MALARLNEDISHRLPHDALADDLSAILPPERLVRDPLRTLAYGTDASFYRLIPKIVAIVDSEAEVEGLLRLTRKYGTPLTFRAAGTSLSGQAVSDSVLAVLGSGWGDVEIAPDGQTIRLQPGVIGSDANRHLARFGRKIGPDPASINACKIGGIAANNASGMCCGTAQNSYHTLAGLRVMLADGTVLDTLDPASRADFARSHVELLDGLAALAARVRQDDALAARIRRKFAIKNTTGYSLNALVDFTDPFEILQHLMIGSEGTLGFIAEVTYRTVVEHAHKASALMLFPNIVEACRAVILMKPTPVSAVELMDRAALRSVEDKPGLPDFIRGLPDGATALLVETRGEDPQTLQQNIAAITGALDGIETLRAIAFTAIASEYERFWNIRKGLLPSVGAMRPTGTTVIIEDVAFPIEKLAAATADLTVLLDEYGYREAILFGHALEGNLHFVFTQDFGDAKEVDRYRRFMDAVCSMVVDRYDGSLKAEHGTGRNMAPFVELEWGAQAYQLMREIKALFDPDGLLNPGVLLNDDPHIHLKNLKPLPAADAAVDQCMECGFCERMCPSQGLTLTPRQRIVGWREISRLQESGAAAERAALVGLYDYQGLETCAACGLCATACPVSINTGLLTKTLRGQGQGTAARRVAGWLADHYGTTLAVSRQGLRLTDLAARAFGQERMEKLAGSARRLSGDRLPAWTPAMPSAASFDPTSPAQASSTLEGNGSAERELPAVVYLPSCASRTMGPARGDPDQQALPEKTAALLRKAGFRVIYPSGLADLCCGQPFDSKGLSEVADRKAKEVERALIEASGNGALPIVSDTSPCSFRLKEKLPEHLRPLDIVEFIHDRMMERLVFRRQQQPVALHLTCSGRKMGLEGKLRVIGEACAEIAVIPDSIGCCGWAGDKGFTTPELNAHALRTLASALPEGCTAGYSHSRTCEIGLSMHAGVPYQSIVYLVDACTTKFGAER from the coding sequence ATGGCGCTGGCCAGGCTCAACGAAGACATTTCACACCGCTTACCCCACGACGCCCTTGCCGATGATCTGAGCGCGATCCTGCCGCCCGAGCGGCTGGTGCGCGACCCGCTGCGAACCTTGGCGTATGGCACCGATGCCAGCTTTTACCGGCTGATCCCAAAGATCGTCGCCATCGTCGACAGCGAGGCGGAGGTCGAAGGCCTGCTGCGCCTGACCCGCAAGTACGGCACGCCACTGACCTTTCGCGCCGCCGGCACCAGTCTGTCGGGTCAGGCGGTGAGCGATTCCGTTCTGGCGGTGCTTGGATCGGGCTGGGGAGATGTTGAGATTGCCCCGGACGGCCAGACCATTCGCCTGCAGCCCGGGGTAATCGGTAGTGACGCCAATCGTCACCTCGCCCGTTTCGGACGCAAGATCGGCCCCGATCCGGCCTCGATCAACGCCTGTAAGATCGGCGGCATTGCCGCCAACAATGCCAGCGGCATGTGCTGCGGCACGGCGCAGAACAGCTACCATACGCTCGCCGGCCTGCGGGTGATGCTGGCCGACGGCACGGTGCTCGACACCCTCGATCCGGCGAGTCGGGCCGACTTCGCGCGCTCTCACGTCGAACTGCTGGACGGACTCGCGGCGCTCGCGGCGCGCGTGCGTCAGGACGACGCGCTCGCTGCACGCATCCGGCGCAAGTTCGCGATCAAGAACACCACCGGTTACAGCCTGAATGCGCTGGTCGATTTCACCGACCCGTTCGAAATTCTGCAGCACCTGATGATCGGCTCCGAGGGCACGCTCGGCTTCATCGCGGAGGTCACCTACCGTACCGTCGTCGAACACGCGCACAAGGCGAGCGCGCTGATGCTGTTCCCCAACATCGTCGAGGCCTGCCGGGCGGTGATCCTGATGAAGCCGACCCCGGTATCGGCGGTCGAACTGATGGACCGGGCGGCTCTGCGTTCGGTCGAAGACAAGCCGGGGTTGCCGGACTTCATCCGCGGGCTGCCGGACGGTGCCACCGCGCTTCTCGTCGAGACCCGCGGCGAGGACCCGCAGACCCTGCAGCAAAATATCGCAGCGATCACCGGCGCGCTCGATGGCATCGAAACCCTGCGCGCCATCGCCTTCACCGCGATTGCCAGCGAGTACGAGCGGTTCTGGAACATCCGTAAGGGCCTGCTGCCGTCGGTAGGGGCGATGCGGCCCACCGGAACGACGGTAATCATCGAGGACGTCGCCTTTCCGATCGAAAAGCTCGCCGCCGCCACCGCCGATCTGACGGTTCTCCTCGACGAATACGGATATCGCGAGGCGATCCTCTTCGGCCATGCCCTTGAGGGCAATCTGCACTTCGTCTTCACCCAGGATTTCGGCGACGCCAAGGAGGTCGATCGTTACCGGCGGTTCATGGACGCGGTCTGCTCGATGGTCGTCGATCGCTACGACGGCTCGCTGAAGGCGGAGCACGGCACCGGGCGCAACATGGCGCCCTTCGTCGAGCTCGAATGGGGCGCGCAGGCCTATCAGCTCATGCGCGAGATCAAGGCGCTGTTCGATCCCGATGGCCTGCTCAATCCGGGTGTCCTGCTCAACGACGATCCGCACATCCACCTTAAGAACCTCAAACCGCTGCCGGCGGCGGATGCCGCCGTTGATCAGTGCATGGAGTGCGGATTCTGCGAGCGGATGTGTCCGTCGCAGGGGCTGACGTTGACACCGCGCCAGCGCATCGTCGGCTGGCGAGAGATCTCCCGGCTGCAGGAGTCCGGTGCCGCGGCGGAGCGCGCGGCGCTCGTCGGCCTTTACGACTACCAGGGGCTCGAGACCTGCGCCGCCTGCGGGCTTTGCGCCACCGCCTGTCCGGTGAGCATCAATACCGGGCTGCTGACCAAGACGCTGCGGGGGCAAGGGCAGGGGACGGCCGCCCGGCGCGTCGCCGGCTGGCTCGCCGATCATTATGGCACCACGCTCGCGGTATCCCGCCAGGGCCTGAGACTCACCGATCTCGCCGCGCGCGCCTTCGGTCAGGAGCGCATGGAAAAACTGGCGGGGTCAGCCCGGCGGCTGAGCGGCGATCGCCTGCCGGCATGGACTCCGGCGATGCCGAGCGCGGCATCGTTCGACCCGACGTCGCCCGCCCAGGCATCGTCCACTCTGGAGGGAAACGGCAGCGCTGAGCGCGAACTGCCGGCGGTCGTCTACCTGCCGAGCTGCGCGTCGCGAACGATGGGGCCGGCCCGTGGTGATCCGGATCAGCAGGCGCTTCCCGAAAAGACGGCGGCACTGCTGCGCAAGGCCGGATTTCGCGTGATTTATCCGAGTGGTCTGGCCGATCTGTGCTGTGGTCAGCCATTCGACAGCAAGGGTCTGAGCGAGGTAGCCGATCGCAAAGCGAAGGAAGTTGAGCGCGCGCTGATCGAGGCCAGCGGCAACGGAGCGTTGCCGATCGTCTCCGATACCAGCCCGTGTTCATTCCGGTTGAAGGAGAAGTTGCCTGAGCATCTCCGGCCGCTGGATATCGTTGAATTCATCCACGACCGGATGATGGAGCGCCTGGTGTTCCGTCGGCAGCAACAACCGGTGGCTCTGCATCTGACCTGCAGCGGTCGCAAGATGGGGCTTGAGGGCAAACTGCGGGTGATCGGCGAGGCGTGTGCCGAGATCGCCGTTATTCCCGACAGCATCGGCTGTTGCGGCTGGGCGGGCGACAAGGGCTTTACCACGCCAGAACTCAATGCTCATGCCCTGCGCACGCTGGCGTCGGCGCTGCCAGAGGGCTGTACCGCGGGCTATTCCCACAGCCGGACGTGCGAGATCGGGCTCTCGATGCACGCAGGGGTTCCCTATCAGTCGATAGTCTATCTCGTCGATGCCTGCACGACGAAGTTTGGAGCCGAACGCTAA
- a CDS encoding lactate permease LctP family transporter has product MSTWTQIYAPIGGNLWASAAVAVIPIVFFFIALAILRMKGHIAALVTVALAVLIAVVVYGMPVSMALAATGYGFLYGLWPISWIIVAAVFLYKLTVKTGQFEVIRSSVITITADQRLQMVLVGFCFGAFLEGAAGFGAPVAITAALLVGLGFNPLYAAGLCLIANTAPVAFGALGIPITVAGKVTGIDPFLIGQMAGRQLPLLSLFVPFWLVFIMDGTRGIRQTWPALFVAGASFAVCQYFTSNFWAYELPDISSALFSLVCLSLFLKVWQPVSAFSFQSVGAAAMPGGSGERYTSGQIIRAWSPFIVLTIMVTIWTLPEFKALFAAGGPLAFSTLALHIPGLDNLVIRDVPIVATPTPYAAAYKFDIIAATGTSILASAAISAMILGVSAKMFFQTLGETFVTLLRPIFTIGLVLGFAFIANYSGISSTLGLAFAATGALFPFFSPFLGWLGVFLTGSDTSSNALFANLQNVTAQQIGVNPVLTIAANTTGGVTGKMISPQSIAVACAAVGLVGKESDLFRFTVKHSLFFALIIGVITYIQAYYLSWMIPVVLPH; this is encoded by the coding sequence ATGTCAACCTGGACGCAGATCTATGCGCCGATTGGCGGAAACCTGTGGGCGTCCGCTGCGGTCGCCGTCATTCCGATCGTCTTTTTCTTCATCGCGCTTGCGATATTGCGCATGAAGGGGCACATCGCCGCCTTGGTGACGGTGGCGCTGGCCGTGCTCATCGCCGTCGTCGTTTATGGCATGCCGGTCTCGATGGCGCTGGCGGCGACCGGTTACGGCTTTCTCTATGGCCTGTGGCCGATCTCGTGGATCATCGTCGCTGCGGTGTTCCTTTATAAGCTCACCGTCAAGACCGGCCAGTTCGAAGTCATCCGCTCATCGGTAATCACAATCACCGCCGATCAGCGGCTGCAGATGGTCCTCGTCGGCTTTTGCTTCGGTGCCTTTCTCGAGGGGGCCGCCGGTTTCGGCGCGCCGGTCGCGATCACCGCCGCTCTGCTCGTCGGCCTCGGCTTCAACCCGCTCTATGCCGCGGGGCTGTGCCTGATCGCCAACACCGCCCCCGTCGCCTTCGGCGCGCTCGGTATCCCGATCACCGTCGCCGGCAAGGTGACCGGCATCGATCCGTTTCTGATCGGCCAGATGGCCGGACGGCAGTTGCCCCTGCTGTCGTTGTTCGTGCCTTTCTGGCTGGTCTTCATCATGGACGGCACGCGCGGCATCCGGCAAACATGGCCGGCGTTGTTCGTCGCCGGGGCGTCGTTCGCCGTCTGCCAGTACTTCACGTCCAATTTCTGGGCGTACGAGCTTCCCGATATCAGCTCGGCCCTGTTCAGTCTCGTCTGCCTGTCGCTGTTCTTGAAGGTATGGCAGCCGGTCAGTGCGTTCTCGTTCCAAAGCGTCGGCGCTGCGGCGATGCCGGGCGGCTCGGGCGAGAGATACACCAGCGGGCAGATCATTCGCGCCTGGTCGCCGTTCATCGTGCTGACGATCATGGTCACCATCTGGACGCTGCCCGAATTCAAGGCTCTGTTCGCGGCCGGCGGGCCGCTGGCGTTCTCGACCCTCGCCTTGCACATTCCCGGACTCGACAATCTCGTGATCCGCGATGTTCCGATCGTGGCGACGCCCACGCCTTATGCCGCCGCCTACAAGTTCGACATCATCGCCGCCACCGGCACCTCGATCCTCGCTTCCGCGGCGATCTCGGCGATGATCCTCGGCGTCAGCGCCAAGATGTTCTTTCAAACCCTGGGCGAGACCTTTGTAACCCTGCTGCGGCCGATCTTCACCATCGGGCTCGTGCTCGGCTTTGCCTTCATCGCCAACTATTCGGGGATTTCTTCCACCCTCGGCCTCGCGTTCGCCGCCACCGGGGCGCTGTTCCCGTTCTTCTCGCCGTTCCTCGGCTGGCTGGGCGTGTTCCTGACCGGCTCGGATACCTCCAGCAACGCCTTGTTCGCCAACCTTCAGAACGTCACGGCGCAGCAGATCGGCGTCAATCCGGTGCTCACCATCGCCGCGAACACGACCGGCGGCGTGACCGGCAAGATGATTTCGCCGCAATCGATCGCCGTCGCCTGCGCCGCGGTCGGCCTCGTCGGCAAGGAATCGGATCTGTTCCGCTTCACCGTCAAGCACAGCTTGTTCTTTGCCCTGATCATCGGCGTCATCACCTACATCCAGGCGTATTACCTCTCCTGGATGATCCCGGTCGTGCTTCCCCACTGA
- a CDS encoding alkaline phosphatase family protein: MARVCGPILGFRGRAGDEWHVVVMVAIAGNEVPPPLTWTFASNSGAAATIEARGVGEAGGYRFFVHPLAIRMMAQAQDIDYGFAGEDAHWRFSVPAATETPAVAYASCNDLSTSAERKQIEDKTALWQQVLERHNDRPFHLLLMGGDQIYADHIWLDVEELRGFDELSRDARINRVSSPALADAIERFYADTYRQRFSQPRIAAALACIPTLMMWDDHDIIDGWGSYSREEQASPVFAAIFAAARRCFALFQLHSDPMAPDWPRLAGSAGFNALIPVGDIAFLVLDLRSERTRKQVMTAASWDAVFAAIDATDGLKHLLVMSSIPVVHADLSLAERALDIVPGRQDLEDDLHDQWTSYEHRIERLRVIRRLLSFADAKGTRVTILSGDVHVAALGVIEWQRPSARWQNAGVINQLTSSGIVHTPPPRIVRNFLEVIARATDPTDRDITARLLEFPGTRLRIIGARNWLSLEFDATFRMWANWHVEGDDTPLTKVVHPCAPAVAGAIASD; the protein is encoded by the coding sequence ATGGCGAGGGTATGCGGCCCCATCCTGGGATTCCGTGGTCGCGCGGGTGATGAATGGCACGTCGTCGTCATGGTGGCGATCGCCGGCAACGAGGTGCCTCCGCCGCTGACCTGGACATTTGCGAGCAACAGCGGCGCGGCGGCGACGATCGAGGCCCGGGGCGTCGGTGAAGCCGGCGGCTACCGCTTTTTCGTCCACCCCCTTGCCATCCGGATGATGGCTCAGGCGCAAGACATCGACTATGGCTTTGCCGGTGAAGACGCGCACTGGCGCTTCAGCGTTCCGGCAGCGACGGAGACTCCCGCCGTCGCCTACGCCTCATGCAACGATCTCTCGACGTCAGCGGAAAGAAAGCAGATCGAGGACAAGACGGCGCTGTGGCAGCAGGTGCTCGAGCGACACAACGACCGGCCGTTCCATCTGCTGTTGATGGGCGGGGATCAGATCTACGCCGATCACATCTGGCTGGATGTCGAGGAATTGCGCGGCTTCGATGAGCTATCGCGCGACGCGCGGATCAATCGCGTTTCGAGCCCGGCGCTGGCCGACGCGATCGAGCGCTTTTATGCCGACACCTACCGACAGCGGTTTTCCCAGCCGCGGATCGCTGCGGCGCTCGCCTGCATCCCGACGCTGATGATGTGGGACGATCACGACATCATCGACGGCTGGGGTTCCTACAGCCGCGAAGAGCAGGCCTCGCCGGTTTTCGCCGCGATCTTTGCCGCGGCACGGCGATGCTTTGCCCTGTTTCAATTGCATAGCGACCCTATGGCTCCCGACTGGCCGCGACTCGCCGGCTCTGCTGGCTTCAACGCGCTGATCCCTGTCGGCGACATCGCCTTTCTTGTCCTCGATCTGCGCTCCGAGCGTACGCGCAAGCAGGTGATGACCGCGGCTTCGTGGGATGCGGTCTTCGCCGCCATCGATGCCACCGACGGGCTGAAACATCTTCTGGTAATGTCGAGCATCCCCGTGGTTCATGCCGATCTTTCACTGGCCGAACGGGCGCTCGACATCGTGCCCGGCCGGCAGGACCTGGAAGACGATCTGCACGATCAATGGACCAGCTATGAGCACCGGATCGAACGCTTGCGCGTCATCCGCCGCTTGCTGAGCTTCGCCGACGCCAAGGGAACGCGGGTCACGATATTGTCGGGCGACGTGCATGTCGCCGCCCTGGGGGTCATCGAATGGCAACGGCCATCGGCCAGATGGCAGAATGCCGGGGTCATCAATCAACTGACGTCGTCGGGGATTGTACATACGCCGCCGCCGCGCATCGTGCGCAACTTTCTTGAGGTGATCGCCCGCGCCACCGATCCGACGGACCGGGATATTACCGCTCGTCTGCTCGAGTTTCCCGGCACGCGGCTTCGCATCATCGGTGCGCGCAACTGGCTGAGTCTGGAGTTCGACGCGACGTTCCGGATGTGGGCCAATTGGCACGTCGAGGGCGACGATACCCCGCTGACCAAGGTCGTGCATCCCTGCGCGCCAGCCGTCGCCGGCGCCATCGCCAGCGATTGA